The following proteins are encoded in a genomic region of Populus trichocarpa isolate Nisqually-1 chromosome 13, P.trichocarpa_v4.1, whole genome shotgun sequence:
- the LOC7497382 gene encoding uncharacterized protein LOC7497382 isoform X1, whose amino-acid sequence MRLRKSRQCFSSCSSRHRVDEDDVYWKRKKSSEELEWSHNSTRVISQLTQCFANAMVGPRSWIAGLFTRSPYKRNDKVLDFCLTPHLEQRLQKLQERMRTPFDETRPDHQEALRSLWNAAFPDIPLKGLISEQWKDMGWQGANPSTDFRGCGFISLENLLFFSRTYPASFHRLLFKQGGQRATWEYPFAVAGINVSFMLIQMLDLRSEKPRCLPGVTFVKLLGEDESAFDVLFCIAFEMMDAQWLAMRASYMEFNVYPLSQQRGFTSNKDTIGEGTIFGRCSSNKRFTSIQPFVSIAIYSEVLLKCPKVLARSSRTFRRTQRFRYKFTCRTAEL is encoded by the exons GTTGGAATGGTCACATAATTCCACTCGCGTTATTTCGCAGTTAACTCAATGTTTTG CTAATGCTATGGTTGGACCACGTTCATGGATAGCAGGGCTCTTTACTCGCTCACCATATAAACGTAACGACAAAGTTCTTGACTTCTGCTTGACTCCTCATTTG GAACAAAGACTACAAAAGCTTCAAGAACGAATGAGAACACCTTTTGACGAGACACGCCCTGATCATCAA GAAGCTCTCAGATCATTGTGGAATGCAGCTTTTCCAGATATTCCTCTGAAAGGCTTGATCTCTGAGCAGTGGAAAGACATGGGGTGGCAAGGTGCTAATCCATCAACTGACTTCAG GGGCTGTGGTTTCATTTCTCTTGAGAACTTGCTGTTTTTTTCAAGGACTTATCCG GCATCTTTTCATAGGTTATTGTTCAAGCAGGGTGGGCAGCGAGCTACTTGGGAATACCCATTTGCTGTTGCTGGCATTAATGTTTCTTTTATGTTGATCCAGATGTTGGATTTACGGTCAG AAAAACCAAGATGTCTTCCAGGAGTCACTTTTGTTAAATTACTAGGAG AAGATGAATCTGCCTTTGATGTACTATTCTGTATAGCTTTCGAAATGATGGATGCTCAGTGGCTTGCTATGCGTGCTTCTTACATGGAGTTCAATGTATACCCTCTATCTCAGCAAA GAGGTTTTACAAGTAACAAGGACACAATTGGAGAGGGAACTATCTTTGGAAGATGTTCATCGAATAAAAGATTTACCAGCATACAACCTTTTGTATCAATAGCAATTTATAGTGAGGTCCTCTTAAAATGCCCCAAAGTACTTGCTAGGTCCAGTAGAACATTTCGGAGAACCCAAAGGTTTAGATATAAATTCACGTGTCGAACTGCTGAACTGTAG
- the LOC7497382 gene encoding uncharacterized protein LOC7497382 isoform X4, with protein MVGPRSWIAGLFTRSPYKRNDKVLDFCLTPHLEQRLQKLQERMRTPFDETRPDHQEALRSLWNAAFPDIPLKGLISEQWKDMGWQGANPSTDFRGCGFISLENLLFFSRTYPASFHRLLFKQGGQRATWEYPFAVAGINVSFMLIQMLDLRSEKPRCLPGVTFVKLLGEDESAFDVLFCIAFEMMDAQWLAMRASYMEFNVYPLSQQRGFTSNKDTIGEGTIFGRCSSNKRFTSIQPFVSIAIYSEVLLKCPKVLARSSRTFRRTQRFRYKFTCRTAEL; from the exons ATGGTTGGACCACGTTCATGGATAGCAGGGCTCTTTACTCGCTCACCATATAAACGTAACGACAAAGTTCTTGACTTCTGCTTGACTCCTCATTTG GAACAAAGACTACAAAAGCTTCAAGAACGAATGAGAACACCTTTTGACGAGACACGCCCTGATCATCAA GAAGCTCTCAGATCATTGTGGAATGCAGCTTTTCCAGATATTCCTCTGAAAGGCTTGATCTCTGAGCAGTGGAAAGACATGGGGTGGCAAGGTGCTAATCCATCAACTGACTTCAG GGGCTGTGGTTTCATTTCTCTTGAGAACTTGCTGTTTTTTTCAAGGACTTATCCG GCATCTTTTCATAGGTTATTGTTCAAGCAGGGTGGGCAGCGAGCTACTTGGGAATACCCATTTGCTGTTGCTGGCATTAATGTTTCTTTTATGTTGATCCAGATGTTGGATTTACGGTCAG AAAAACCAAGATGTCTTCCAGGAGTCACTTTTGTTAAATTACTAGGAG AAGATGAATCTGCCTTTGATGTACTATTCTGTATAGCTTTCGAAATGATGGATGCTCAGTGGCTTGCTATGCGTGCTTCTTACATGGAGTTCAATGTATACCCTCTATCTCAGCAAA GAGGTTTTACAAGTAACAAGGACACAATTGGAGAGGGAACTATCTTTGGAAGATGTTCATCGAATAAAAGATTTACCAGCATACAACCTTTTGTATCAATAGCAATTTATAGTGAGGTCCTCTTAAAATGCCCCAAAGTACTTGCTAGGTCCAGTAGAACATTTCGGAGAACCCAAAGGTTTAGATATAAATTCACGTGTCGAACTGCTGAACTGTAG